A stretch of the Streptomyces ortus genome encodes the following:
- a CDS encoding N(5)-(carboxyethyl)ornithine synthase, producing MSLLSLGVLASSRKENEFRLPLHPGHLDRIAPDVRAKIFLEEGYGGRFGVGDEALRPLVGGLRSRDQLFDECDVLLLPKPMHEDVAQLHQGQVLWGWPHCVQDERMTQLAIDGQLSLIAWEAMNHWTSTGAFSVHVFHKNNELAGYCSVLHALQLGGLTGSYGRRMRAVVISFGATARGAVTGLGAMGISDVTVLTQRAAAAVASPMPSVVMGHFAEREDDPSRLEALTGLGPMPLAEYLAEFDVIVNCIRQDTDAPLTFVTDEELALFKPGTFFVDVSCDEGMGFEWARPTTFEDPMPSVGSGCHYYGVDHSPSHLWNSATWEISEALLPYLRRVLGGPAAWDGDATIKKAIEIRDGVVLNSKILSFQHRSAAFPHAVEVPAAALPPAPVLPPASKNMTPKDMPSKDRVTSPAGASPGGRPAAR from the coding sequence ATGAGTCTGTTGAGTCTCGGAGTACTCGCCTCCTCCCGCAAGGAGAACGAGTTCCGGCTGCCGTTGCATCCCGGTCACCTCGACCGGATCGCTCCCGACGTACGCGCGAAGATCTTCCTGGAGGAGGGGTACGGCGGCCGGTTCGGCGTCGGTGACGAAGCGCTGCGGCCACTGGTGGGCGGACTGCGCTCCCGTGACCAGCTCTTCGACGAGTGCGACGTGCTCCTGCTGCCCAAGCCGATGCACGAGGACGTGGCCCAGCTGCACCAGGGCCAGGTCCTGTGGGGCTGGCCGCACTGTGTGCAGGACGAGCGGATGACGCAGCTCGCCATCGACGGGCAGCTCAGCCTCATCGCCTGGGAGGCCATGAACCACTGGACCTCCACCGGCGCCTTCAGCGTCCATGTGTTCCACAAGAACAACGAACTGGCCGGCTACTGCTCGGTGCTGCACGCCCTGCAGCTCGGCGGGCTGACCGGCAGTTACGGCCGCCGGATGCGCGCGGTGGTCATCAGTTTCGGGGCCACCGCACGCGGTGCGGTCACGGGTCTGGGCGCAATGGGGATCTCCGACGTGACGGTGCTGACCCAGCGTGCCGCCGCCGCGGTCGCCTCGCCGATGCCGTCGGTCGTGATGGGACACTTCGCCGAGCGCGAGGACGATCCGTCCCGCCTGGAGGCACTCACCGGGCTCGGTCCCATGCCGCTCGCGGAGTATCTGGCGGAGTTCGACGTGATCGTCAACTGCATAAGGCAGGACACCGACGCGCCGCTCACGTTCGTCACCGACGAGGAACTCGCCCTGTTCAAGCCGGGGACCTTCTTCGTCGACGTCTCCTGCGACGAGGGCATGGGCTTCGAATGGGCCCGGCCGACCACGTTCGAGGACCCGATGCCCTCGGTGGGTTCCGGCTGCCACTACTACGGCGTGGACCACAGCCCGTCGCACCTGTGGAACTCGGCCACCTGGGAGATCAGCGAGGCGCTCCTGCCCTATCTGCGCAGGGTCCTGGGCGGCCCGGCGGCCTGGGACGGTGACGCCACGATCAAGAAGGCCATCGAGATCCGTGACGGTGTCGTCCTGAACTCGAAGATCCTCTCCTTCCAGCACCGGTCGGCCGCGTTCCCGCACGCCGTCGAGGTCCCGGCAGCCGCGCTTCCGCCGGCTCCGGTGCTTCCACCGGCCTCGAAGAACATGACGCCCAAGGACATGCCGTCGAAGGACAGGGTCACCTCTCCTGCGGGAGCGTCACCGGGCGGTCGTCCCGCAGCTCGGTGA